A DNA window from Legionella sp. MW5194 contains the following coding sequences:
- the ankH gene encoding Dot/Icm T4SS effector AnkH/LegA3 yields MTIANDIISCRVPDFEHYLRLGESLDDIDEYGFTPLIECAITRQPAIAEQLISRGVNVNKADVTGRTPLHWAVDNQDLELTRLLLEHQADPNAYTHSGLSVLVYPVLRGQDTLKHLLYQYGAKLDFALDFIHGKLLGHRYELKGDVDIVNAKGEFIELDYEGFILEFTVAVIKDSLRRFTSSYSTRHLREHFPFLHEIMDALGTAAELLKFQHHPHLQEEQLRQIDHLRQVPLLILPAASRGHAMAFIRYGQWWAKIDRGENSLKEGSVNIYRITRPDAFNLAFIKEFLYRKQGRKYFHQTINQQLGLVPTAQMPISSQISGNCSWANVQSVVAVGYALQKMALNGRLDDEEAMGLYDSWVEWDKDRALDECVHRFYLADPVRKASFAAMLGAVLFQACDHSQSHHIARAEKIVTILNLPEYYYILQSYLETYCIKRLTRRGNNLLKLLDDCGINPNIGVTPIATGLEDSN; encoded by the coding sequence ATGACCATCGCCAATGACATCATCAGTTGCCGTGTGCCTGATTTTGAGCATTACCTGCGATTGGGTGAATCGCTCGATGACATTGATGAGTATGGGTTCACGCCATTGATTGAATGCGCCATTACTCGTCAGCCCGCCATTGCCGAGCAGTTAATCAGCCGGGGCGTGAATGTCAATAAAGCGGATGTGACTGGCAGGACCCCGCTGCACTGGGCTGTTGATAACCAGGATCTCGAACTGACCCGGTTGCTGCTCGAACATCAGGCTGATCCCAATGCCTATACCCATTCCGGACTTTCGGTGCTGGTTTATCCTGTTCTTCGCGGTCAGGATACCCTGAAACATTTACTGTACCAATACGGTGCCAAACTGGATTTTGCCCTTGATTTCATTCATGGCAAGCTGCTTGGTCATCGTTATGAATTAAAGGGCGATGTCGATATTGTCAATGCCAAAGGTGAGTTCATTGAGCTTGATTACGAAGGCTTTATTCTTGAATTTACCGTGGCAGTCATCAAGGATTCGTTGCGTCGTTTTACCAGCAGCTATTCTACCCGGCATTTACGGGAGCACTTTCCTTTTTTACATGAAATCATGGATGCCTTGGGCACTGCGGCGGAATTGCTTAAATTTCAGCATCATCCTCACCTGCAGGAAGAGCAGCTTCGTCAGATTGACCACTTAAGGCAGGTTCCCCTGTTAATTCTACCCGCCGCCAGCCGGGGTCATGCCATGGCCTTTATTCGTTATGGCCAATGGTGGGCGAAAATTGATCGCGGTGAGAACAGCCTGAAAGAAGGCAGTGTCAATATTTACCGCATCACCCGGCCGGACGCCTTTAATCTGGCATTCATTAAGGAATTCCTCTACCGAAAACAGGGTCGTAAGTATTTTCATCAGACCATCAATCAACAACTGGGATTGGTGCCGACGGCACAAATGCCCATCAGCTCACAAATCAGCGGCAATTGTTCGTGGGCCAACGTTCAATCCGTGGTTGCTGTGGGTTACGCCCTGCAGAAAATGGCTCTAAATGGACGCCTGGATGACGAAGAAGCCATGGGTCTTTATGATAGCTGGGTTGAGTGGGATAAAGACCGGGCGCTTGATGAGTGCGTTCATCGCTTTTATCTTGCCGATCCTGTTCGCAAAGCCAGCTTTGCCGCCATGTTAGGCGCTGTGCTTTTTCAAGCCTGTGATCACAGCCAGTCCCATCACATTGCCCGTGCCGAAAAAATAGTAACCATACTCAATCTACCGGAGTATTATTATATACTGCAAAGCTACCTCGAAACGTATTGCATCAAACGCTTAACCCGCCGCGGCAATAATCTGCTGAAACTCCTGGATGACTGCGGCATTAATCCCAATATCGGCGTCACGCCGATTGCAACGGGATTAGAGGATTCCAATTAA
- a CDS encoding NAD(P)H-dependent glycerol-3-phosphate dehydrogenase, protein MTEKTIAILGAGSWGTAVAIHLARHGNRVLLWGQNSQYMATMQSDRCNSRYLPDTSFPTPLEATADLAACQQRADEVIIAVPSHAFAALLAKLQRPERGIAWLTKGIDPASNRLLSELVTEHWGANYPLAILSGPSFAKELAQGLPTAVTLAGNHGKYQKSLQQALHHDNLRVYLGNDIIGVQLCGAVKNVLAIACGISDGLGFGANAKAALITRGLAEMRRLGLALGAREETFMGLAGVGDLVLTCTDNQSRNRRFGLYLGEGMDLATAEATIGQVVEGRHNAAQVCKLASDHQVDMPICTQINTLLQSKITPRQAVTNLMSRRVGEE, encoded by the coding sequence ATGACTGAAAAGACGATTGCCATTCTGGGAGCCGGCTCCTGGGGAACCGCAGTAGCCATTCATTTAGCCCGGCATGGCAATCGGGTTCTGCTTTGGGGACAAAACAGCCAATACATGGCAACAATGCAGAGCGACCGCTGCAATTCGCGCTACCTTCCTGATACATCCTTTCCCACACCATTAGAAGCCACAGCCGATTTAGCGGCTTGTCAACAGCGCGCGGACGAAGTGATTATCGCCGTTCCTTCGCATGCCTTTGCCGCGTTGCTGGCTAAATTGCAGAGGCCTGAACGGGGCATCGCCTGGTTAACCAAAGGCATCGATCCGGCGAGTAATCGCCTGCTCTCTGAGTTAGTCACAGAACACTGGGGGGCAAACTACCCTCTTGCTATCCTTTCAGGCCCTTCGTTTGCCAAAGAGCTTGCCCAGGGATTACCCACGGCAGTGACGTTGGCAGGCAATCATGGCAAGTATCAAAAAAGCCTGCAGCAGGCTCTGCATCATGACAATCTGCGCGTTTATCTCGGCAATGACATCATTGGTGTGCAACTTTGTGGCGCAGTTAAAAATGTTCTGGCCATCGCCTGCGGTATCAGTGATGGTTTGGGGTTTGGTGCCAATGCCAAAGCGGCATTGATTACCCGTGGTTTAGCGGAAATGCGGCGTTTGGGATTGGCGCTTGGCGCGCGGGAAGAAACCTTTATGGGGCTTGCCGGGGTGGGTGATCTGGTGTTGACCTGTACAGACAATCAATCCCGTAACCGACGCTTCGGTTTATATCTTGGCGAGGGCATGGATCTTGCCACAGCGGAGGCCACGATTGGCCAAGTGGTCGAAGGCAGGCACAATGCGGCTCAGGTCTGCAAATTAGCGAGCGATCATCAAGTCGACATGCCCATTTGCACCCAGATTAATACTCTCCTGCAATCGAAAATAACCCCTCGACAGGCCGTTACCAACCTCATGAGCCGACGCGTAGGAGAAGAATGA
- a CDS encoding Rne/Rng family ribonuclease codes for MEKMLINATQAEEVRVALVKDNHLYDLDIDCPSEIKKKGNIYKAVVTRREPSLDAVFVEYGAKRQGFLPLKEIAPEYLSKNLNDYTDDNKPPITSLIREGQELLIQVDKEERGNKGAALTTFITLAGCYLVLMPNNPNSGGISRRIEGDDRDELKETLNALQLPDDMGLIIRTAGVGKNLDELQSDLDMLCNQWQAIRQAYTTQLAPCLIHQEGDVIIRSIRDNLRKSIGEIIIDDQISYVKAKQYIEQVKPDFLPNLKLYNSTVPLFNFYQIESQIETAYQREVMLPSGGALVIDRTEALVSIDVNSAKATSGSDIETTALNTNLEAADEIARQLRLRDLGGLVVIDFIDMSSSKNQRDVENRLKEALKADRARIQVGRISRFGLLEMSRQRLRLSLGETAQEVCPRCEGRGTVRNIQSHGLSLVRLIEEEALKEKTAEVQVQLPVEMATFIINEKRDFLLNIEKRHGVQVLIIANPYMQTPQYEITRLKEDNVGKNKKPSYTLIQPPELSLVRTEQDNVKADEPAVKSFTSHKVTKANQNGFIKRLWKSLFGGEEVAPATSHRTEKQPHSGQPRHQHTLHSGERRSHNQSNRRRRPAGNTQRNAQPQQQQQRKKNASGGHQNQNGRVLPMKQEAAKKKEAVNRESTDN; via the coding sequence ATGGAAAAAATGTTAATCAATGCAACGCAGGCCGAAGAGGTACGTGTTGCTCTTGTGAAAGACAATCATCTCTATGATTTGGATATTGATTGTCCTTCTGAAATTAAGAAAAAAGGCAATATTTACAAAGCCGTGGTCACGCGGCGCGAACCCAGCCTTGATGCGGTATTCGTTGAATACGGCGCCAAGCGTCAGGGCTTCCTTCCTTTAAAAGAAATTGCGCCAGAATACTTAAGCAAAAATTTAAACGACTACACCGACGACAACAAACCGCCGATTACTTCGCTGATTCGCGAAGGGCAGGAGCTTCTCATTCAGGTGGACAAGGAAGAACGCGGTAATAAAGGCGCCGCCCTGACAACGTTTATTACCCTGGCCGGTTGCTATTTGGTTCTGATGCCGAATAATCCCAATTCCGGGGGTATTTCACGCCGCATTGAAGGGGATGATCGGGATGAATTAAAAGAAACCTTAAACGCCCTGCAGCTTCCCGACGACATGGGCCTCATCATTCGCACGGCCGGCGTTGGCAAAAACCTCGATGAGTTACAAAGCGATCTGGATATGCTGTGCAACCAGTGGCAGGCAATACGCCAGGCGTATACGACGCAACTCGCCCCCTGCCTGATTCATCAGGAAGGCGATGTCATTATCCGCTCCATTCGCGATAATCTGCGCAAGTCCATTGGCGAAATCATCATTGATGATCAAATTTCTTATGTCAAAGCCAAGCAATACATTGAGCAGGTCAAGCCTGATTTTCTGCCTAACCTGAAGTTGTACAACAGCACGGTACCGCTGTTTAATTTTTATCAGATTGAAAGTCAAATCGAAACCGCTTACCAACGCGAAGTGATGCTGCCTTCCGGTGGTGCCCTGGTGATCGACAGAACCGAAGCCCTGGTGTCCATTGACGTGAACTCAGCCAAAGCCACCAGCGGTTCTGACATTGAAACCACCGCGCTGAATACCAACCTGGAAGCCGCGGATGAGATCGCAAGGCAACTTCGTCTGCGCGATTTGGGCGGCCTGGTCGTCATTGATTTTATTGACATGAGCTCCAGTAAAAATCAGCGCGATGTTGAAAACCGTTTAAAAGAAGCCTTAAAGGCGGATCGAGCCCGCATTCAAGTAGGGCGCATTTCCCGCTTCGGTCTTCTGGAAATGTCACGCCAACGTTTAAGATTGTCGTTAGGCGAAACGGCACAGGAAGTTTGTCCGCGCTGTGAAGGCCGCGGCACTGTCCGTAATATTCAGTCTCATGGATTGTCTCTTGTCCGTCTTATTGAAGAAGAAGCCTTAAAGGAAAAAACCGCGGAAGTGCAGGTGCAACTGCCGGTTGAAATGGCCACTTTCATTATTAATGAGAAACGCGATTTTTTACTGAATATTGAAAAACGACATGGCGTTCAAGTTTTAATCATCGCCAACCCCTACATGCAGACGCCGCAATATGAAATTACCCGGCTGAAAGAAGACAATGTCGGTAAAAACAAAAAGCCAAGCTATACCCTGATTCAGCCGCCTGAACTGTCATTAGTCCGCACGGAGCAAGACAATGTTAAAGCGGATGAACCAGCCGTGAAATCATTCACCTCACACAAAGTCACCAAGGCGAATCAAAACGGGTTTATCAAACGTTTGTGGAAGAGTTTGTTTGGCGGCGAAGAAGTCGCTCCAGCCACCAGTCATCGTACTGAAAAGCAACCTCACAGCGGTCAACCTCGCCATCAGCACACCCTGCATAGCGGAGAGCGCCGAAGCCACAATCAAAGCAATCGCCGCCGACGCCCCGCGGGGAATACGCAGCGAAACGCGCAACCGCAACAGCAGCAGCAACGCAAGAAAAATGCGAGTGGCGGCCATCAAAATCAAAACGGACGGGTCCTGCCCATGAAGCAGGAAGCAGCAAAAAAAAAAGAAGCAGTTAACCGGGAGTCAACAGACAATTGA
- the pgsA gene encoding CDP-diacylglycerol--glycerol-3-phosphate 3-phosphatidyltransferase — protein sequence MTTLTSLPNLLTLARIVLIPVFIVTFYLPSPVAHGLAAAIFALASFTDWLDGYLARRLKQMSPFGAFLDPVADKLLVASSLLLLVGARDIDYITLPAIVIVGREIVISALREWMAEIGRRASVTVSYIGKIKTTVQMVALVLLIAFYPAQSWWGVLGFVLLYVAAILTIWSMVIYLSIAWPELTKKVN from the coding sequence ATGACCACGTTAACCAGCCTGCCTAATCTTCTTACCCTGGCCCGAATCGTGTTAATCCCGGTTTTTATTGTGACGTTTTATTTGCCTTCCCCGGTGGCTCATGGCCTGGCGGCGGCCATTTTTGCGTTAGCGAGCTTTACCGACTGGCTGGATGGTTATCTGGCAAGACGATTAAAACAAATGTCGCCTTTCGGGGCTTTTCTGGATCCCGTTGCGGATAAATTACTGGTGGCCAGTTCGTTGTTGCTGCTGGTCGGGGCCAGGGACATTGATTACATTACCTTGCCTGCCATTGTCATCGTCGGTCGCGAGATCGTTATTTCTGCCCTGCGCGAATGGATGGCTGAGATTGGGCGCCGGGCCAGTGTGACCGTGAGCTACATCGGGAAGATAAAAACCACCGTGCAAATGGTTGCCCTGGTGTTACTGATTGCCTTTTACCCTGCCCAATCCTGGTGGGGTGTTTTAGGCTTTGTGCTCCTCTATGTGGCTGCGATTTTAACGATTTGGTCAATGGTTATTTATTTGTCCATTGCCTGGCCTGAACTCACAAAAAAAGTTAATTGA
- a CDS encoding IPT/TIG domain-containing protein: protein MSTKPKIANAFTGRMVTGITVSPDLGTMAGGTEVTITGPNLSAAIGVTFGGKAAMRFKLVNPTTVTALTPSGRGIVDVVVVTRHGNIVHHDAFTYSELPQVKRTGSYLADETGSMERKRRLMEQEGHRQLARVHAREHPEEQLSNAPEGELQNSIQQHPWLDAQRFDGIDPNLNPEPPLNTEARREFDNERREQEMEKQLRLGNMPKFTTAPKPQGP from the coding sequence ATGAGTACTAAACCAAAAATCGCTAACGCCTTCACTGGCCGTATGGTGACTGGAATTACCGTGTCTCCTGACTTGGGCACAATGGCTGGCGGTACGGAAGTCACGATTACAGGTCCCAATTTAAGCGCTGCCATCGGAGTAACCTTTGGCGGCAAAGCCGCCATGCGTTTTAAACTGGTCAATCCAACCACGGTAACAGCCCTTACACCCTCTGGACGCGGTATTGTTGATGTGGTGGTGGTGACCCGCCATGGCAATATCGTTCATCATGATGCGTTTACTTACAGTGAGTTACCGCAGGTTAAGCGCACGGGGTCCTATCTAGCCGATGAAACGGGCAGCATGGAACGTAAACGCCGCTTGATGGAGCAGGAAGGGCATCGTCAACTGGCCCGAGTGCATGCGCGTGAACACCCGGAAGAACAGCTGTCCAATGCACCGGAAGGGGAGTTGCAGAATTCCATTCAACAACATCCCTGGCTGGATGCCCAGCGCTTTGATGGCATTGATCCGAATTTGAATCCGGAACCGCCGCTCAATACCGAAGCCCGTCGCGAATTTGACAATGAACGGCGGGAGCAGGAAATGGAGAAACAGTTGCGTCTGGGGAATATGCCCAAATTCACGACTGCGCCTAAACCACAGGGACCTTAA
- the secB gene encoding protein-export chaperone SecB: MTEQANQPQHAEAQFMIQRIYMKDSSFETPNTPAVFQQKWEPELTLDLNTASSQLENNIYEVVLTVTATVKNQNAVAFLAEVKQAGIFTIEGAPKEQLDHLLGSFCPNILFPYARETITAHVIRGSFPQLVLAPINFDALYMQQLQEKQKTGQSETESAH; encoded by the coding sequence ATGACTGAACAGGCAAATCAACCGCAACACGCTGAAGCGCAATTTATGATTCAGCGCATTTACATGAAAGATTCGTCCTTTGAGACCCCAAACACGCCGGCTGTTTTTCAGCAAAAATGGGAACCGGAACTGACGCTCGATTTAAATACAGCGAGCAGTCAACTTGAAAATAACATTTATGAAGTGGTTTTGACCGTCACCGCGACAGTTAAAAATCAAAATGCCGTGGCTTTTCTGGCGGAAGTCAAGCAAGCCGGTATTTTTACGATTGAAGGCGCGCCCAAAGAGCAACTGGATCATCTGCTTGGCAGTTTTTGCCCCAACATCCTGTTCCCTTACGCACGCGAAACCATTACTGCTCACGTGATTCGCGGCAGTTTCCCGCAGCTGGTGTTAGCGCCCATCAATTTTGACGCGCTGTACATGCAGCAATTACAGGAAAAACAAAAAACAGGCCAATCCGAGACAGAATCTGCACACTAA
- the grxC gene encoding glutaredoxin 3 — MTTIVVYSTGYCPYCSRAKQLLDSKGVHYDEIRVDDNPALRDEMIHKSGRRTVPQIFINGQHVGGCDDLYALEQQGRLDKLLKG, encoded by the coding sequence ATGACCACCATTGTCGTTTACAGCACCGGCTATTGCCCCTACTGTTCTCGCGCCAAGCAGCTGCTGGACAGCAAAGGCGTACATTATGACGAAATTCGCGTTGACGATAATCCCGCGCTTCGCGATGAAATGATTCACAAGAGCGGACGCCGCACCGTGCCGCAGATTTTTATCAATGGCCAGCATGTCGGTGGCTGTGATGATTTGTATGCCCTTGAACAACAGGGGCGTTTGGATAAACTTTTAAAAGGCTGA
- a CDS encoding HAD-IIIA family hydrolase has translation MSKRYRLVVFDWEGTLGDTLGQILNNVAVEARRLNFGELDEQLARQSVELGLVKAMKIVFPHLNLQQHQQLLQAVQQSLVSRHADVYLIPGAKLIVERLTAAGVDVAIATNKGQQSLQRALQLSGLDALIKVTRSAGQTPPKPCPQMLEEILDEFSLTPKDAIMVGDSVTDIEMAKSIGMDAVGVDFYHQQREALEGAGALCVFDDFQLFAEFIHLPEFSRKSEL, from the coding sequence ATGAGTAAGCGATACCGCTTGGTAGTTTTCGATTGGGAAGGAACCTTAGGTGATACGCTCGGACAAATTTTAAACAATGTGGCCGTCGAAGCGCGCCGTTTAAATTTTGGGGAACTGGATGAACAACTGGCCCGCCAATCCGTGGAGTTGGGGTTGGTGAAGGCCATGAAAATTGTTTTTCCCCACCTGAATCTGCAGCAGCATCAACAATTATTGCAGGCGGTTCAGCAATCCCTGGTGTCGCGGCATGCGGATGTTTACTTGATTCCCGGAGCTAAATTAATCGTTGAACGGCTCACGGCCGCCGGTGTGGATGTGGCGATTGCCACCAATAAGGGCCAACAGTCTCTGCAGCGGGCTTTGCAGCTTTCCGGGCTTGATGCCCTGATTAAAGTCACTCGTTCGGCGGGACAGACACCGCCCAAGCCCTGTCCGCAGATGCTTGAAGAAATTTTAGATGAATTCTCTCTGACACCGAAAGACGCGATCATGGTTGGGGATTCAGTCACGGACATTGAAATGGCGAAAAGCATTGGCATGGATGCGGTGGGCGTTGATTTTTATCACCAGCAACGCGAGGCCCTGGAAGGCGCGGGTGCGCTTTGCGTGTTCGACGACTTTCAGTTATTCGCCGAATTTATCCACTTACCGGAGTTTTCAAGGAAAAGCGAGTTATGA
- a CDS encoding RluA family pseudouridine synthase, with amino-acid sequence MSDVKYTEIQAEEAGQRLDNYLMRVLKGVPKSHIYRIIRGGEVRVNKKRAQVSTRLAAGDRVRIPPVRTTQDKPVFVGLKLEQRLKDSVIFEDERLLVINKPAGIAVHGGSGLSLGVIEALRKMRPDLAYLELVHRLDRETSGCLLLAKKRSVLRAIQALLEAREVTKTYWALLAHPWSGKKNQVVEAALEKNRLKSGERMVTVNEEGKASQTLFKLLENYTCACWVEASPKTGRTHQIRVHSAHLGHPIVGDEKYGEVISTGDVELDQSRLYLHARAIQFNLNGIKHVFEATLDERFANTLKNLRSRSFLSHE; translated from the coding sequence ATGAGTGATGTAAAATACACCGAAATCCAGGCTGAGGAAGCAGGGCAGCGTCTTGATAACTACCTGATGCGCGTGCTTAAGGGCGTGCCAAAAAGCCACATCTACCGCATTATCCGCGGCGGGGAGGTCCGGGTCAATAAAAAAAGAGCCCAAGTGTCAACCCGTCTGGCCGCGGGGGACAGGGTGCGAATTCCACCGGTTCGTACAACGCAGGATAAACCGGTTTTTGTTGGCCTAAAGCTGGAGCAACGCCTGAAAGACAGCGTGATCTTTGAAGACGAGCGCCTGTTGGTCATTAATAAACCAGCAGGAATCGCCGTGCATGGCGGCAGCGGCTTAAGCCTGGGTGTGATTGAAGCATTGCGCAAAATGCGTCCTGATCTGGCCTATCTTGAACTGGTTCACCGTCTGGATCGCGAAACCTCAGGCTGCCTGCTGCTGGCTAAAAAACGCAGTGTTTTGCGCGCAATCCAGGCCTTGCTGGAAGCAAGGGAGGTGACCAAAACCTACTGGGCTTTGCTGGCGCATCCCTGGTCGGGTAAAAAAAATCAGGTTGTTGAAGCCGCGCTTGAGAAAAACAGACTTAAATCCGGCGAGCGGATGGTGACGGTCAACGAGGAAGGCAAAGCCTCACAGACTCTGTTTAAACTGCTTGAAAATTACACGTGCGCCTGTTGGGTAGAGGCATCTCCCAAGACGGGACGAACCCATCAAATCCGTGTGCACAGTGCGCATCTTGGCCATCCCATCGTTGGTGATGAAAAATATGGTGAAGTCATCAGCACAGGCGATGTAGAATTGGATCAAAGCCGGCTATATTTGCATGCGCGGGCAATTCAATTTAACCTAAATGGCATTAAGCACGTGTTTGAAGCCACTCTTGATGAACGCTTTGCCAACACGTTGAAAAATTTACGCTCAAGGAGCTTTTTATCTCATGAGTAA
- a CDS encoding phosphotransferase, whose amino-acid sequence MKTKAEAIQREFNKRGIVLTESVTEAKSHAFEGGITNQFLIVSDRSNKRYLIRINGKLWPPFSRESEHHNLEQLQNQGFDTALVANKPEEGFQICDWQDETTNFTRINANGSRISTIQAVAKTIQQYHQRVHFKNHYSFQHTLSTASRRLRNSGNMEMTAIYRVVVSIFSLVTQEDKEFVASHNDLLPSSIYVNDRKTVIVDWEYSGKNHRSYDLALFSLKSSLSPVEEAHLIKNYDPDGDNRMEYWLPLMKAGVNYLLLLWELNSSRDERVPNALFLFKTLQSNLQEAFIQQSAKSLFKENHSLFFKPEHKETKKPALTNGSHENTGLNNDGLVSLLSSS is encoded by the coding sequence ATGAAAACGAAAGCAGAAGCAATACAACGCGAGTTTAACAAGCGAGGAATTGTGCTGACAGAGTCGGTGACTGAGGCAAAATCCCATGCTTTTGAAGGTGGGATAACCAATCAGTTTTTAATCGTGAGCGATAGGAGCAACAAGCGTTATTTAATTCGTATTAATGGTAAATTATGGCCTCCCTTTAGTCGCGAGAGTGAACACCACAACCTTGAGCAATTACAGAACCAGGGATTTGATACCGCGTTAGTAGCCAATAAACCTGAGGAGGGATTTCAAATCTGCGATTGGCAGGATGAAACAACGAATTTTACTCGCATCAATGCCAATGGTTCCCGAATAAGCACGATCCAGGCTGTGGCCAAAACAATACAGCAGTATCATCAGCGGGTGCATTTTAAAAACCATTATTCCTTTCAACACACCTTAAGCACCGCCAGCCGCCGCTTAAGAAACAGTGGAAACATGGAAATGACTGCAATCTATCGTGTGGTTGTCAGTATTTTTTCTTTAGTCACTCAAGAGGATAAAGAGTTTGTCGCCTCCCATAATGATCTGCTGCCCTCCAGTATTTATGTCAATGATCGCAAGACGGTGATTGTGGATTGGGAATATTCCGGCAAAAATCATCGCAGTTACGATCTGGCGTTGTTTTCCCTCAAATCCTCTCTCTCCCCTGTTGAAGAGGCCCATTTGATAAAAAACTATGATCCGGATGGCGATAACCGCATGGAGTACTGGTTACCGCTCATGAAAGCGGGAGTCAACTACTTGTTGCTTCTCTGGGAGCTTAATTCCAGCCGTGATGAAAGGGTTCCAAACGCCCTGTTCCTCTTTAAAACCCTGCAAAGCAACTTGCAGGAGGCTTTTATTCAGCAATCCGCCAAATCATTATTTAAAGAAAACCACTCTTTATTTTTTAAGCCGGAACATAAGGAAACCAAAAAACCCGCATTAACAAACGGCAGTCACGAAAATACCGGCTTGAACAATGACGGTTTGGTTTCTTTGCTCAGTTCATCATAA